From the Streptomyces nigrescens genome, one window contains:
- the rplU gene encoding 50S ribosomal protein L21 produces MYAIVRTGGRQQKVAVGDVIEVDRISTSKVGDTVELSTLLVVDGDSVTSDPWVLAGVKVQGEVVDHHKGDKIRIQKYKNKTGYKKRIGHRQLHTALKITGIDAPAK; encoded by the coding sequence GTGTACGCGATCGTGCGCACCGGCGGACGCCAGCAGAAGGTTGCTGTTGGCGACGTCATCGAGGTTGACCGCATTTCCACCAGCAAGGTCGGCGACACCGTCGAGCTCTCCACGCTGCTGGTTGTCGACGGCGACTCGGTCACCAGCGACCCGTGGGTCCTGGCCGGCGTGAAGGTCCAGGGCGAGGTCGTCGACCACCACAAGGGCGACAAGATCCGGATCCAGAAGTACAAGAACAAGACCGGTTACAAGAAGCGGATCGGCCACCGCCAGCTCCACACGGCGCTGAAGATCACCGGCATCGACGCTCCGGCGAAGTAA
- the rpmA gene encoding 50S ribosomal protein L27, whose translation MAHKKGASSTRNGRDSNAQRLGVKRFGGQAVLAGEILVRQRGTHFHPGTGVGRGGDDTLFALAAGAVQFGTHRGRKVVNIVPVAE comes from the coding sequence ATGGCACACAAGAAGGGCGCATCGTCCACTCGGAACGGTCGCGATTCCAATGCTCAGCGGCTCGGCGTGAAGCGCTTCGGCGGTCAGGCCGTCCTCGCCGGTGAGATCCTGGTCCGCCAGCGTGGCACCCACTTCCACCCGGGCACGGGCGTCGGCCGCGGCGGCGACGACACCCTGTTCGCCCTTGCTGCCGGTGCGGTGCAGTTCGGCACCCACCGTGGCCGCAAGGTCGTGAACATCGTTCCGGTCGCCGAGTAA
- the obgE gene encoding GTPase ObgE, with protein MTTFVDRVELHVAAGNGGHGVASVMREKFKPLGGPDGGNGGRGGDVILVVDQDVTTLLEYHHHPHRKATNGQPGAGDNRSGKNGQDLVLPVPDGTVILDRQGNVLADLVGQGTTFVAGQGGRGGLGNAALASARRKAPGFALLGEPGEARDIVLELKTVADVALVGYPSAGKSSLISVLSAAKPKIADYPFTTLVPNLGVVTAGSTVYTIADVPGLIPGASQGKGLGLEFLRHVERCEVLVHVLDTATLEADRDPVSDLDMIEEELKQYGGLDNRPRMVVLNKIDVPDGKDLADIIRPDLEERGYRVFEVSAVAHMGLKELSFALADVVSKARAAKPVQEATRIVIRPQAVDDAGFTITEEGENFFRVRGEKPERWVRQTDFNNDEAVGYLADRLNRLGVEDALRKAGAHAGDGIAIGPEDNAVVFDWEPMMAAGAEMLGRRGEDHRLEAPRPAAQRRRDRDVARDEADQEYEGFKPF; from the coding sequence ATGACCACCTTCGTGGACCGCGTCGAGCTGCACGTCGCCGCGGGTAACGGAGGCCACGGCGTGGCCTCCGTGATGCGGGAGAAGTTCAAGCCGCTGGGCGGCCCGGACGGCGGCAACGGCGGCCGCGGCGGTGATGTGATCCTGGTCGTCGACCAGGACGTCACCACGCTTCTCGAATACCACCACCACCCGCACCGCAAGGCCACCAACGGCCAGCCGGGCGCGGGCGACAACCGCTCCGGCAAGAACGGCCAGGACCTGGTCCTGCCGGTCCCCGACGGCACGGTCATCCTGGACCGCCAGGGCAATGTGCTCGCCGACCTCGTCGGCCAGGGCACCACCTTCGTCGCCGGCCAGGGCGGCCGCGGCGGCCTCGGCAACGCCGCGCTGGCCTCCGCCCGCCGCAAGGCCCCCGGTTTCGCGCTGCTCGGCGAGCCCGGCGAGGCCCGCGACATCGTGCTGGAGCTCAAGACCGTCGCGGACGTCGCGCTGGTCGGCTACCCGAGCGCCGGCAAGTCCTCGCTGATCTCGGTGCTCTCCGCAGCCAAGCCCAAGATCGCCGACTACCCCTTCACCACCCTGGTGCCCAACCTCGGTGTGGTGACGGCCGGTTCGACGGTCTACACGATCGCGGACGTCCCCGGTCTGATCCCCGGCGCGAGCCAGGGCAAGGGCCTGGGCCTGGAGTTCCTGCGGCACGTCGAGCGCTGCGAGGTGCTCGTCCACGTCCTGGACACCGCGACCCTGGAGGCCGACCGTGACCCGGTCTCCGACCTCGACATGATCGAGGAAGAGCTCAAGCAGTACGGCGGCCTGGACAACCGGCCCCGGATGGTCGTCCTCAACAAGATCGACGTCCCGGACGGCAAGGACCTCGCCGACATCATCCGCCCCGACCTGGAAGAGCGCGGCTACCGCGTGTTCGAGGTCTCCGCGGTCGCCCACATGGGCCTGAAGGAGCTGTCCTTCGCGCTCGCCGACGTCGTCTCCAAGGCCCGCGCCGCCAAGCCCGTGCAGGAAGCCACCCGTATCGTCATCCGGCCCCAGGCCGTGGACGACGCCGGCTTCACGATCACGGAGGAGGGCGAGAACTTCTTCCGCGTGCGCGGCGAGAAGCCCGAACGCTGGGTCCGCCAGACCGACTTCAACAACGACGAGGCCGTCGGCTACCTCGCCGACCGTCTCAACCGTCTCGGTGTCGAGGACGCGCTGCGCAAGGCGGGCGCGCACGCGGGCGACGGCATCGCCATCGGCCCCGAGGACAACGCCGTCGTCTTCGACTGGGAGCCGATGATGGCGGCCGGCGCGGAGATGCTGGGCCGGCGTGGCGAGGACCACCGCCTGGAGGCGCCCCGTCCGGCCGCGCAGCGCCGCAGGGACCGGGACGTGGCGCGGGACGAGGCCGACCAGGAGTACGAGGGCTTCAAGCCCTTCTGA
- the proB gene encoding glutamate 5-kinase, whose protein sequence is MAGARQDVKDARRIVVKVGSSSLTTAAGGLDADRVDALVDVLAKHQDKEIVLVSSGAIAAGLAPLGLAKRPRDLARQQAAASVGQGLLVARYTASFARYGRRVGQVLLTSDDTSRRAHYRNAYRTLDQLLAMGAVPIVNENDTVATDEIRFGDNDRLAALVAHLVRADLLILLSDVDGLYDGDPATPGTSRIAEVHGPKDLEGISIGSAGKAGVGTGGMVTKVEAARIAAAAGIPVVLTSAVHAAEALAGGSTGTHFLRTGRRSANRLLWLAHASTPCGALVLDDGAVRAVVERRSSLLPAGIASVEGDFSAGDPVELRDGEGRAVARGVVNFDAREIPRLIGRSTRDLARELGPAYEREVVHRDDLVLLHR, encoded by the coding sequence GTGGCAGGCGCAAGGCAGGACGTGAAGGACGCCCGCCGGATCGTGGTGAAGGTCGGCTCGTCGTCGCTGACCACGGCCGCGGGGGGACTGGACGCGGACCGCGTCGACGCGCTGGTGGATGTGCTGGCCAAGCACCAGGACAAGGAGATCGTGCTGGTCTCCTCCGGCGCCATCGCGGCCGGTCTGGCGCCCCTGGGGCTCGCCAAGCGGCCCCGCGACCTGGCCCGGCAGCAGGCCGCCGCCAGCGTCGGCCAGGGCCTGCTGGTCGCCCGCTACACCGCCTCCTTCGCCCGCTACGGCCGCCGCGTCGGCCAGGTCCTGCTGACCTCCGACGACACCAGCCGCCGGGCCCACTACCGCAACGCCTACCGGACCCTCGACCAGCTGCTGGCCATGGGCGCCGTACCGATCGTCAACGAGAACGACACCGTCGCCACCGACGAGATCCGGTTCGGCGACAACGACCGGCTGGCGGCCCTGGTCGCCCATCTCGTCCGCGCCGACCTGCTGATCCTGCTCTCGGACGTGGACGGCCTCTACGACGGCGATCCGGCCACCCCCGGCACCTCCCGGATAGCCGAGGTCCACGGGCCCAAGGACCTGGAGGGCATCTCCATCGGCAGCGCGGGCAAGGCCGGCGTCGGCACCGGCGGCATGGTCACCAAGGTCGAGGCGGCCCGGATCGCGGCCGCGGCCGGCATCCCGGTCGTCCTGACCTCCGCCGTGCACGCCGCGGAGGCCCTGGCCGGCGGCTCGACCGGCACCCACTTCCTGCGCACCGGCCGCCGCTCCGCCAACCGGCTGCTGTGGCTCGCGCACGCCTCCACCCCGTGCGGGGCGCTCGTCCTGGACGACGGGGCGGTGCGGGCCGTCGTCGAGCGCCGCTCCTCGCTGCTGCCGGCCGGCATCGCCTCGGTGGAGGGCGATTTCTCCGCCGGCGACCCGGTCGAGCTGCGGGACGGCGAGGGCCGCGCGGTCGCCCGCGGCGTCGTCAATTTCGATGCCCGGGAAATCCCCCGTTTGATTGGCCGTTCGACCCGCGATCTCGCCCGCGAGCTGGGCCCCGCCTATGAGCGGGAGGTCGTGCACCGCGACGATCTGGTGCTGCTGCACCGCTGA
- a CDS encoding glutamate-5-semialdehyde dehydrogenase, whose translation MTSSASHSSPVLETARRAREAAAVLAPLPRTARDAALLAIADALVERTDAIVTANAQDIAKARAAGTAESIVDRLTLTPERIAAIAADVRQVVALPDPVGEVVRGSTLPNGLDLRQVRVPLGVIGIIYEARPNVTVDAAALCLKSGNAVLLRGSSSAYASNSALVEVLRDAVQSAGLPADAVQLVPGESRDSVRELMRARGLVDVLIPRGGASLIRTVVEESTVPVIETGTGNCHVYVDEAADLDMAVDILINSKAQRPSVCNAAETVLVHAGIAEKFLPRALEALTQAGVIVHGDAAWQQAGPGLVAPATDEDWATEYLSYDIAAAVVPDLDAAVAHIRRWTSGHTEAIVTTSQAAARRFTQLVDSTTVAVNASTRFTDGGEFGFGAEIGISTQKLHARGPMGLPELTSTKYIVTGDGHTR comes from the coding sequence ATGACCAGCAGCGCATCGCACTCCTCGCCCGTCCTCGAGACCGCCCGCCGCGCGCGGGAGGCAGCCGCCGTCCTGGCGCCACTGCCGCGTACGGCCCGTGACGCAGCGCTGCTCGCCATCGCCGACGCCCTGGTGGAGCGGACCGACGCGATCGTCACCGCCAACGCCCAGGACATCGCCAAGGCCCGGGCGGCGGGCACCGCCGAGTCGATCGTGGACCGGCTCACCCTCACCCCCGAGCGGATCGCGGCCATCGCCGCCGACGTCCGCCAGGTCGTGGCGCTGCCCGACCCGGTGGGCGAGGTGGTGCGCGGCTCGACCCTGCCCAACGGTCTCGACCTGCGGCAGGTCCGGGTCCCGCTCGGCGTGATCGGGATCATCTACGAGGCCCGGCCCAATGTGACGGTCGACGCCGCGGCCCTGTGCCTGAAGTCCGGCAATGCCGTGCTGCTGCGCGGCTCGTCCTCCGCGTACGCCTCCAACAGCGCCCTGGTGGAGGTGCTGCGCGACGCCGTCCAGAGCGCCGGACTGCCCGCCGACGCGGTGCAGCTGGTGCCCGGCGAGAGCCGTGACTCGGTGCGGGAGCTGATGCGCGCCCGCGGCCTGGTCGATGTGCTGATCCCGCGCGGCGGCGCGTCCCTGATCCGTACGGTCGTCGAGGAGTCCACCGTCCCGGTGATCGAGACCGGCACCGGCAACTGCCACGTCTACGTCGACGAGGCCGCCGACCTCGACATGGCCGTCGACATCCTGATCAATTCCAAGGCACAGCGGCCCAGCGTCTGCAACGCCGCGGAGACGGTGCTGGTGCACGCCGGGATCGCCGAGAAGTTCCTGCCGCGCGCCCTGGAGGCGCTGACCCAGGCCGGGGTCATCGTGCACGGTGACGCCGCCTGGCAGCAGGCCGGCCCCGGACTGGTGGCCCCCGCCACCGACGAGGACTGGGCGACGGAGTACCTCTCGTACGACATCGCGGCCGCCGTGGTGCCCGACCTGGACGCGGCGGTGGCGCACATCCGGCGCTGGACCTCCGGTCACACCGAGGCCATCGTCACCACCTCGCAGGCCGCCGCCCGCCGTTTCACCCAGTTGGTGGACTCCACCACCGTCGCGGTCAACGCCTCCACCCGGTTCACCGACGGCGGTGAGTTCGGCTTCGGCGCGGAGATCGGCATCTCGACGCAGAAGCTGCACGCCCGCGGCCCCATGGGACTGCCGGAACTGACGTCCACGAAGTACATCGTCACGGGCGACGGCCACACCCGCTGA
- a CDS encoding membrane protein, with amino-acid sequence MPDDVGGKPFPDGEEPDEHHHGSHGKADEEFASVVFDEEFVRSARIHEPSAVERMLAAAEARAEAEAARSGPGFGPDGDDPDETGPRRRRRGRETDDYDGYADYGEYDDGEYGDYPPHDPYGPYGGALRPYRGSTRWHRPVAWVLAVVMGIGLVALAFSAVYRGSAGRTQTPAPAPTSSGVDSPVTGGTDSVRTARPGLPSPPSAEPLRPSFSAVPRPH; translated from the coding sequence GTGCCGGACGACGTGGGGGGCAAGCCGTTCCCGGACGGTGAAGAGCCCGACGAGCACCACCACGGGAGCCACGGAAAAGCGGACGAAGAATTCGCCTCCGTGGTCTTCGACGAGGAATTCGTCCGGTCGGCCCGGATTCATGAGCCCTCGGCGGTCGAGCGGATGCTGGCCGCCGCCGAGGCGCGCGCCGAGGCCGAGGCGGCCCGTTCCGGGCCCGGTTTCGGACCCGACGGCGACGACCCGGACGAGACCGGCCCCCGCAGACGCCGGCGCGGCCGGGAAACCGACGACTACGACGGCTACGCCGATTACGGAGAGTACGACGACGGGGAGTACGGCGACTATCCGCCACATGACCCGTACGGCCCCTACGGCGGTGCGCTGCGTCCCTACCGCGGCAGCACCCGCTGGCACCGGCCGGTCGCCTGGGTGCTGGCCGTGGTGATGGGGATCGGGCTGGTCGCGCTGGCCTTCAGCGCCGTCTACCGGGGCTCCGCCGGGCGGACCCAGACCCCGGCTCCGGCGCCCACCTCCAGCGGGGTGGATTCCCCGGTCACGGGCGGCACGGACAGCGTCCGTACGGCCCGCCCCGGCCTGCCGTCGCCGCCCTCGGCCGAACCCCTGCGCCCGTCGTTCTCGGCGGTGCCCAGGCCGCACTGA
- a CDS encoding M48 family metallopeptidase has protein sequence MTESPDGSANVPSRDRRRFPGISSRSYEHPADRSALVALRKLSGFDTVFKTLSGLLPERSLRLLFLSDSVRVSDQQFAHLNDMLRDACYILDLEKVPPMYVNQDPQPNAMCIGLDEPIIVVTTGLVELLDEEEMRAVVGHEVGHALSGHAVYRTILLFLTNLAMKVAWIPLGNVAIMAIVTALREWFRKSELSADRAGLLVGQDLQASMRGLMKLAGGNHLHEMNVDAFLKQADEYESGGDLRDSVLKILNLLPRSHPFTTVRAAELKKWAASRDYQRIMDGHYPRRDEDKDTSVSDSFRDSAAHYADSMRNSKDPLMGLVRDIAGGAGDLGGKLRDTVFRGGPRPDGPGGANGSGGASDGS, from the coding sequence ATGACGGAGAGCCCAGACGGCAGCGCGAACGTACCGAGCCGGGACCGGCGGCGATTCCCCGGAATCTCGTCGCGGTCGTACGAGCACCCGGCGGACCGCTCGGCGCTGGTGGCGTTGCGCAAGCTGAGCGGGTTCGACACCGTCTTCAAGACGCTCAGCGGCTTGTTGCCGGAGCGCAGCCTGCGGCTGCTGTTCCTGTCGGACTCGGTGCGGGTGAGCGACCAGCAGTTCGCGCACCTCAACGACATGCTGCGCGATGCCTGCTACATCCTGGACCTGGAGAAGGTCCCGCCGATGTACGTGAACCAGGACCCGCAGCCCAATGCCATGTGTATCGGTCTCGACGAGCCGATCATCGTGGTGACGACCGGTCTGGTCGAGCTGCTGGACGAGGAGGAGATGCGGGCGGTCGTCGGCCACGAGGTCGGACACGCGCTGTCCGGGCACGCCGTTTACCGCACGATTCTGCTGTTCCTGACGAATCTGGCGATGAAGGTCGCCTGGATCCCGCTGGGCAATGTCGCGATCATGGCGATCGTGACGGCGCTGCGCGAGTGGTTCCGCAAGTCGGAGCTGTCGGCCGACCGTGCCGGGCTGCTGGTCGGACAGGATCTGCAGGCCTCGATGCGCGGTCTGATGAAACTGGCCGGCGGCAATCATCTGCACGAGATGAATGTCGACGCCTTCCTCAAGCAGGCGGACGAGTACGAGTCCGGCGGCGATCTGCGCGACTCCGTGCTGAAGATCCTCAACCTGCTGCCGCGCAGCCACCCGTTCACCACCGTGCGGGCGGCCGAGCTCAAGAAGTGGGCGGCCAGCCGCGACTACCAGCGGATCATGGACGGCCACTACCCGCGGCGTGACGAGGACAAGGACACCTCGGTCTCCGACTCGTTCCGGGACTCCGCCGCCCACTACGCCGACTCGATGCGCAACAGCAAGGACCCGCTGATGGGCCTGGTGCGCGACATCGCGGGCGGTGCGGGCGACTTGGGCGGCAAGCTGCGCGACACGGTCTTCCGTGGCGGGCCGCGCCCCGACGGCCCGGGCGGCGCCAACGGAAGCGGTGGAGCCTCGGACGGCTCCTAG
- the nadD gene encoding nicotinate-nucleotide adenylyltransferase: MGEHTGPVKRRLGVMGGTFDPIHHGHLVAASEVASQFHLDEVIFVPTGQPWQKSHKTVSPAEDRYLMTVIATASNPQFSVSRIDIDRGGKTYTIDTLRDLREEHRDADLFFITGADALSQILTWHDAAELVSLAHFIGVTRPGHVLADPGLPEGAVSLVEVPALAISSTDCRARVAQGDPVWYLVPDGVVRYIDKKELYRNDR, from the coding sequence ATGGGAGAGCACACAGGGCCCGTGAAGCGGCGACTCGGAGTGATGGGCGGGACGTTCGACCCGATCCACCACGGACACCTGGTCGCCGCCAGCGAGGTGGCCAGCCAGTTCCACCTCGATGAGGTCATCTTCGTGCCGACGGGACAGCCGTGGCAGAAGAGCCACAAGACGGTGTCCCCGGCAGAGGACCGGTATCTGATGACGGTCATCGCGACCGCGTCGAATCCGCAGTTCTCCGTCAGCCGTATCGACATCGACCGCGGCGGCAAGACGTACACGATAGACACGCTGCGTGATCTGCGTGAGGAACACCGTGACGCGGATCTGTTCTTCATCACCGGCGCCGACGCGCTCAGCCAGATTCTGACCTGGCACGATGCCGCGGAGCTGGTCTCGCTCGCCCACTTCATCGGGGTGACCAGGCCCGGACATGTCCTCGCGGACCCCGGGCTGCCCGAGGGAGCGGTGTCTCTGGTCGAGGTGCCGGCGCTGGCCATCTCCTCGACCGACTGCCGGGCGCGCGTCGCCCAGGGGGATCCGGTCTGGTACCTGGTGCCGGACGGTGTGGTGCGCTACATCGACAAAAAAGAGCTGTACCGCAACGACCGCTGA
- a CDS encoding LytR C-terminal domain-containing protein, whose translation MSDRQDPYGPQDPYAHDPYAQEQQGQPGYTYDAYGQPVYHDAAQPSYEQHYDTYGQQTAPSAYEGYDPYGGQQGGGQAAQGYQGGHQPYQAQQEYGYDAYGGRQVQAQPGYPQQYDPYGSPEQPSHQQQEWIPQQAQQSPYEQVPYGEQPRYEEPAPQRQDGPPRPPAQRRAPDDTAGPDTASGPAGPSADDPEYGTEQFSFIEEPDEDSEDVIDWLKFTESRTERREEAKRRGRSRIVALSVVLALLVAGGVGYLWWAGKLPGVAGPDAGAAAAGAGQKRDVLVVHLRDTKTGNSSTALLVDNETTHKGTTVLLPNSLLVSKDDGTTTTLAKSVKDEGTEPTRDSLNNLLGADLKASWRLDTPYLENLVETVGGITLDTDATVPGAKKGASPVVKQGSAQDLNGQAAVAYATHLAPGEPQTKQLQRFGQVMQATLKKVSSDADGATTTVKTLLQVLDPPLTEAQLGSSLAQRAELAKTGAYRTTLLPVQANGTLSQTTSASVVKDVLGGTVKKTAPDAAARVAVRNATGTAAATNKAKVALLNGGYSFVDDGTAGAAASASRITYADAAQKAKAAEVAKTLGLPAGAVRQGKGASNADITVVLGRDYKG comes from the coding sequence GTGAGCGACCGACAGGATCCGTACGGGCCGCAGGACCCGTATGCCCACGACCCGTATGCCCAGGAGCAGCAGGGGCAGCCGGGCTACACCTATGACGCCTACGGGCAGCCGGTCTACCACGACGCCGCACAGCCGTCGTACGAGCAGCACTACGACACGTACGGGCAGCAGACCGCCCCGTCCGCCTACGAGGGCTATGACCCGTACGGCGGCCAACAGGGCGGCGGCCAGGCCGCACAGGGTTACCAGGGCGGCCACCAGCCGTACCAGGCGCAGCAGGAGTACGGCTACGACGCCTACGGCGGCCGGCAGGTGCAGGCCCAGCCCGGCTATCCGCAGCAGTACGACCCGTACGGCAGCCCCGAGCAGCCGTCGCACCAGCAGCAGGAGTGGATCCCGCAGCAGGCCCAGCAGTCCCCGTACGAGCAGGTCCCCTACGGGGAGCAGCCCCGCTACGAGGAGCCCGCCCCGCAGCGCCAGGACGGCCCGCCCCGGCCGCCGGCGCAGCGCCGCGCCCCGGACGACACCGCCGGGCCGGACACCGCGAGCGGCCCCGCCGGGCCCTCCGCCGACGATCCCGAGTACGGCACCGAGCAGTTCTCCTTCATCGAGGAGCCGGACGAGGACTCCGAAGACGTCATCGACTGGCTGAAGTTCACCGAGAGCCGCACCGAGCGGCGCGAGGAGGCCAAGCGGCGCGGCCGCAGCCGGATCGTCGCGCTGTCCGTCGTGCTGGCCCTGCTGGTCGCCGGCGGTGTCGGCTATCTGTGGTGGGCGGGCAAGCTGCCGGGCGTGGCCGGGCCGGACGCCGGTGCGGCGGCCGCGGGCGCCGGGCAGAAGCGCGATGTCCTCGTCGTCCATCTGCGGGACACCAAGACGGGGAACAGCTCGACGGCGCTGCTGGTGGACAACGAGACCACCCACAAGGGCACCACCGTCCTCCTGCCCAACAGCCTTCTCGTCTCCAAGGACGACGGCACGACCACGACGCTCGCCAAGTCGGTCAAGGACGAGGGCACCGAGCCGACCCGGGACTCCCTCAACAACCTCCTGGGCGCCGACCTCAAGGCCAGCTGGCGGCTGGACACCCCCTACCTGGAGAACCTCGTCGAGACGGTCGGCGGGATCACCCTCGACACCGACGCCACCGTCCCGGGCGCCAAGAAGGGCGCCTCCCCGGTCGTCAAGCAGGGCAGCGCCCAGGACCTCAACGGCCAGGCCGCCGTCGCCTACGCCACCCACCTGGCGCCGGGTGAGCCCCAGACCAAGCAGCTGCAGCGGTTCGGCCAGGTCATGCAGGCGACCCTGAAGAAGGTCTCCAGCGACGCCGACGGCGCCACCACCACCGTGAAGACGCTGCTCCAGGTCCTCGATCCGCCGCTCACCGAGGCCCAGCTGGGCAGCTCGCTGGCGCAGCGGGCGGAGCTGGCGAAGACCGGCGCGTACCGCACCACCCTGCTGCCCGTGCAGGCGAACGGGACGCTCAGCCAGACCACCTCGGCAAGCGTGGTCAAGGACGTGCTCGGCGGCACGGTCAAGAAGACCGCGCCCGACGCGGCCGCCCGGGTCGCGGTCCGTAACGCCACCGGAACCGCGGCCGCCACCAACAAGGCGAAGGTCGCGCTGCTCAACGGCGGCTACAGCTTCGTCGACGACGGCACCGCCGGCGCGGCCGCCTCCGCGTCCCGGATCACCTACGCGGACGCCGCCCAGAAGGCCAAGGCAGCCGAGGTCGCCAAGACACTGGGGCTGCCGGCGGGCGCGGTCAGGCAGGGCAAGGGCGCCTCGAACGCCGACATCACCGTGGTGCTGGGGCGGGACTACAAGGGCTGA
- the rsfS gene encoding ribosome silencing factor yields the protein MTATDRSIELINAAAQAAADKLAHDIIAYDVSDVLSITDAFLLASAPSDRQVKSIVDEIEERLNKDLGAKPVRREGDREARWVLLDYVDIVVHIQHSEERVFYALERLWKDCPEIDLPEEAKATRGKAAEHADATAGEQDGELL from the coding sequence GTGACCGCCACGGACCGCTCCATCGAGCTCATCAACGCCGCCGCCCAGGCCGCGGCCGACAAGCTCGCGCACGACATCATCGCGTACGACGTCAGTGACGTCCTCTCGATCACCGACGCCTTCCTGCTGGCCTCGGCGCCCAGCGACCGCCAGGTCAAGTCGATCGTCGACGAGATCGAGGAACGGCTCAACAAGGACCTCGGTGCCAAGCCGGTCCGCCGCGAGGGCGACCGCGAGGCCCGCTGGGTGCTGCTCGACTACGTCGACATCGTGGTGCACATCCAGCACAGCGAGGAGCGTGTCTTCTACGCGCTCGAGCGCCTGTGGAAGGACTGCCCCGAGATCGACCTCCCCGAGGAGGCGAAGGCCACCCGCGGCAAGGCCGCTGAGCACGCCGACGCCACGGCGGGCGAACAGGACGGTGAGCTGCTCTGA
- a CDS encoding histidine phosphatase family protein: protein MNATKSGQGRRIVLWRHGQTAWNLERRFQGSTDIELTEAGVGQARRAARLLAALGPDAIIASDLQRASATARELAELTRLDVTHDAALRETYAGSWQGLTHDEILAQYGEQYTAWKRGEPVRRGGGELETEVADRAAPVVLNHADKLPGNGTLVVVSHGGTIRTTIGRLLGLEAHHWEGLGGLSNCCWSVLGEGARGWRLMEHNAGTLPEPVLGDDD from the coding sequence CTGAACGCCACCAAGAGCGGCCAGGGTCGCCGCATCGTCCTCTGGCGTCACGGCCAGACCGCCTGGAATCTGGAGCGCCGCTTCCAGGGGTCGACGGACATCGAGCTGACCGAGGCGGGCGTCGGCCAGGCACGGCGCGCCGCCCGGCTGCTCGCCGCCCTCGGGCCGGACGCCATCATCGCCTCCGACCTGCAGCGGGCCTCGGCGACGGCGCGCGAGCTGGCCGAGCTGACCCGGCTCGACGTGACGCATGACGCGGCCCTGCGGGAGACCTACGCGGGCTCCTGGCAGGGACTCACGCACGACGAGATCCTCGCGCAGTACGGCGAGCAGTACACCGCCTGGAAGCGCGGTGAGCCGGTGCGCCGCGGCGGCGGCGAGCTGGAGACCGAGGTGGCCGACCGGGCCGCCCCCGTCGTCCTCAACCACGCGGACAAGCTTCCCGGGAACGGCACCCTGGTCGTGGTCAGCCACGGCGGCACGATCCGCACCACCATCGGGCGGCTGCTCGGCCTGGAGGCCCACCACTGGGAGGGCCTGGGCGGTCTGTCGAACTGCTGCTGGTCCGTGCTGGGCGAGGGCGCGCGCGGCTGGCGCCTGATGGAACACAACGCCGGCACCCTGCCGGAGCCGGTGCTCGGCGACGACGACTGA